The Syntrophorhabdaceae bacterium genome segment TTTAGACGTGGAGGTTACCTGGGGTGTACCCCAGTCGGTCAGCCAGAGATCGGACGGTACGGAGAATAGAAAAGTAAACCTGTAGGTACCTGGTGTCGAGCTGGTACCGGTATTGAAATACACGGTAAGATCATTTCCCGTGCCCACAGGGACGGTCCAGTCTCCGCTCACCCCGTCGCTTATCGTTTGGGGTCCGAGCTTTTCCGTTACTTTCATAGTCATTTGAAAATTTTCCGTGCTGATCGTCCCGAGCAGGTCATAGGTAAAAGTGATGGTGGAATAATTCCCCGCCTCCATGACGGTAGGGCTCACTGTTGTTCTTGTAATCTTCATGTAAGGCAGAAGATAGGTGAAATCGACCGTCCTGTCTGTGGCGTCTTCCCCGGCATAGGTGACGTCCGTATAAACCATGATCACTTCCTTTGTGGTGCCGCCGAAGCCTGCCGTGTAATGCCAGTTATCGTTGCCTGCCGTTGCAGGCGTCAGGTTGACCGCCGTTTTGGCCTTGGTGGTAAAGGTGAAAGCTTCGACGGGCATGCCTGCCCCGGGCAGATAATTGTAGATCAGGGTCGCCTTGGGAATCCCGGCCATGGTCTTCAACTGGTGAAAACGGGCGCCCAATTGTCTGACGGTCGTACCGAGGCTGAGGCCGTAAGTGCTCGCATACTCTTTCGTCACGTCGATCATGTACGACTTTATGGACTTTATATTCTTTGTGTACATGGCGATCCAGAAGTTCTTGAACTGGTCCCCGAAAGTGGTCCCTTTGGCGACCATGAGGTCCTTGAGGATCTCTATGGCATCGTCCTTGTTCTCCGTTGCCTCGAAATAGGAAAGTATGAAGTCGGCCTTGCCGTACTTGTCCGCGAAATAATAGGCAAGTGCCACGGTGGAATACTTGCGGAACGTATTCTGCCAGATTGGAAGATAGGGGGCCCTAAATACGGAGTCGTTGGCGGCGAAGGTGTTGGTGAGGGTCTTCCAATTGGCCGCGTAAAAGGTTTCAGCCCACCGGCACGTCCCCTCCATGAACCAAAGGCTGCTCGCCCAGTTGTAGGCCGATTGGACGCCGTGAAAATACTCGTGGTAGCAGGTGCCCTTCAGGCTCACCTGCCACGATTTCCCGCCCTCGGTACTGATATTCTTGCTGATCTTGATGTAGCCCGACTTCGTTTTTCCTGCCACCGTGCTCACATCGATCCATTCTCCCCACGTGCCGGCGGTCATGTTGACGATGTAGACCTGCAGCTTGTCGCCCGTTCCTCCCGGCTCCGCAAGGGCCGGACGGAACTTCTTGGTCTCCGCCGCATAGGCTCCGTCAATATATACCTTGACGAGCTGGGCATAGACCGCAGTTACCTGGTGTTCTCCCGAATCGGCATAATTGACGGTACAGTGGACCCCTTCGACGGTCTTGTTGAGGCCGAAATCAGGCAGATCCGCCTTTCCGTCCGCGGTTGCCTGCGCTCCCGAAAGCTCCTTTTCCTTCGCCCGGAAGATCACATTGAGATCGGGGCTCAGGTTTCGGAGATAGCCGCGCTCGGCCACTGAAAATTCTTCGAATACCCGGTGGACGTCTTTATAGAATCCCGTGAGGCACGGGTCATCTATTCTCGTATTCCCCTTGAGCACGGACGATTTTGTATCCGATGCCGCAGAATGGGGATCGAAAAGCAGCCTCGCCTTGAGCATGACTGCCTCTTTAAGGGTCATCTCCTTGTTGTCCACGGCCTGCCCAATGGCGTCAAAGGCATCCGCGGACCGGGCGGGCTCGCCGGAGGCCCCGGCGACCTCATCCTCGGTAATCATTGCCTGTTCTGCAGGATCTTCACTCTCACCGGCCTTCAGCGTGCCTATGGAAAAAAAGGTGGCGCTCAGTACCGCGAGAATGAGAAGGGGGAGAACGAATTTCAAATATCTTTTCATAGAAACCTCCTCAGTTATTTATTAGTATCAGACGACGAAGCATCTTCTTTTTCTCGGGCGTCGATAATGGTCTTGAGGTCAGGGCTCAATGAGCGGAGGAAGTTCCTTTCTTCAACGCTTAACTGAGGAAAGACCTTGTGCACATCTTTATAGAATCCGGTGAGGCCGTCAGCGACGACCGCCTCATTCCCTCTCCTTGCGAATTTTGAACCATTCATGAGGTGGGGCGCGAAAAGAAGCTTTGCCCTCAAAAGGACCGACTCTTTCATCGAGATCTCGCCCTTTTGCTGAGCCGCCATGATTCTGTCGTAGGCATTATTTGCTTCCTGGTCCATCGCTCCTCCTTGGGTCAAACCGGTGCGGGAAGCGGCGAAACCGGAACCGGTCGCGAGTACATAGATAATGACGAATAAAAGGCAGACTATTCTCAATAGAGGTGAAGACCTGTTATCGTGTCCTTTCCCGTTCCTTCCCATTGCGAAAAACCTCCGGGCTCTGTGAGGAGAGATCTTTGTGTATCAGTCCGCCCGGCATATTGTGCACCATGGACGGATTTAAGCGTTTCGCGAACCTTTTACTTACTAAAGAAAGGATTGTGGATTTTTTTAATTATGCCCGAGCACCAGGTGATGATAGAAAGATGAATGGTCGGAACGCAGTGTTCATCTTTCCTTAACTGAACTGCTCAACTATGGATTCAATTATAGCTGTGATTAAGCACTTTGTAAAGAGATTTTGCAAGCTTTAGGAGCAGACGTGGTTCAGTCTTTGAAGGGTATTTCTTGCGCCCGGCCTGCGGCTTCAATGGTCTAGGGGAAGCTCACCTGTTCTTTGATGAATTCCACGATCTCTTGCTCCCTGCCTCCATAGAAATGGTCGGTAGGGATGATTTTGAGGTGTTTCTCGATTGTGGGAAGGGTCCGGTAGAATTCGACAAGGGCATCCATGGGGCAGATGTCGTCGAGGACGCCTCCCACAAAGTAGACTTCTCCCCGAAACTGCGCGAGCTCCGTGGTTTCATATACCGCAAATGGATAGGCGACCAAAAACAGGCAGCCGGCGTCGGGAAGCCTCAATATAGCCTTGCTGCATATCCAGGCGCCGAAGGAATAGCCCGCGAGGATAATCTTTGAATCCCTCTCGAGAGAAGTTTTAAGAAAATCCACGGCCGCCAGGAGATCGTCCACCTCGCCTTTCCCCTCATCGTAAGAACCGCCGCTTCTCCCGACGCCGCGGAAATTGAATTTGAGGGTCGTAAAGCCTTTCTGCAGAAAACCTTCTTCCATGGCGCCCACGACATTGCTGGACATCTCCCCGCCATAAAGGGGGTGGGGATGGCATATGACTACCCCCGCGTTCCGACCTCCCGGTCCGATTATCCCATCGAGTCCGAAAACCGATGGTATGGCAACCCTTTTTGTTGACATGACATGCTTATTTTGGTAGTTTTCTAACAAAAAATCAACTGGAATTTAAACAAATGGGATTATTCAGAAAAAAGGAAAGTGAAGCAAAACCTCATAAAGAGATTGATATAGAAAAAGAGATAAAGAAGGCCGTGAAAGAGGAATCCCTCTGGATCAAATGCAGTTCGTGCCAGGAGTTGTTGTATAAGAAG includes the following:
- a CDS encoding alpha/beta fold hydrolase, which codes for MSTKRVAIPSVFGLDGIIGPGGRNAGVVICHPHPLYGGEMSSNVVGAMEEGFLQKGFTTLKFNFRGVGRSGGSYDEGKGEVDDLLAAVDFLKTSLERDSKIILAGYSFGAWICSKAILRLPDAGCLFLVAYPFAVYETTELAQFRGEVYFVGGVLDDICPMDALVEFYRTLPTIEKHLKIIPTDHFYGGREQEIVEFIKEQVSFP